The Candidatus Eisenbacteria bacterium genome contains the following window.
CAGATGCCTCGAATCGAGGATCCTCTTGGCCGCGATCACCGGCTCGGGAGGAGCCGGGGGCTCCCCGCCCATGCGATCCAGAATGAGCCCTTCCTCCTCGGGGCTCGGGTAGCCTACGCGAATCTTGAGAAGGAAGCGGTCCATCTGGGCCTCGGGCAGCGGGTAGGTTCCCTCCTGCTCGATAGGATTCTGGGTCGCGAGGACCCAGAAGAGTCTTTCGAGCGGATAGGTCGCGTCCCCGATCGTCACCTGCCGCTCCTGCATCGCTTCCAGGAGCGCGCTCTGCACCTTGGCCGGCGCTCGGTTGATCTCGTCGGCCAGAAGGATCTGGGTGAAAACGGGCCCGAACTTGGGGGCGAACGAGCCTTTGCTGGGATCAAAGATCAGGGTTCCGGTCAAATCCGCCGGCAGGAGGTCGGGCGTGAACTGAATCCGGTGAAACGTCGCCTGGATCGCCTGGGCCACCGTCTTCACCGCGAGGGTCTTCGCGAGACCCGGAACGCCCTCCAGCAGAAGATGCCCGTCCGCCAGAAGCCCGACCAGGATCCGCCGGATCATTTCCGTCTGCCCCACGATGATCGACTCCACCGACTCGAGGAGGGTCCCGAGGAAGGCGCTCTCCTCACGGACCTTCGCGTTTCGCTCTTCGATGGTGAGCTGGGGCGTCAACGCGGCGCGGCTTGGGGTTATTGAGTCCGATTCGAGTAAAGCGGGAAGGCCCGGCAGAGCTCCTCGACCTGGGCGCGGATCTTCGCGAGGGCGGCGGGCTCCCCCCGGTGCCGGAGCGCGTCGTCGATCCAACCCGCCAGGTGGTGGAACTCGCTCTCCGCCAGCCCGCGCGTGGTGACCGCCGCGGACCCGATCCGGATCCCGCTCGTGACGGCAGGGGGCCTGGGGTCGTTCGGCACCGCGTTCTTGTTCACGGTGATTCCCGCTTCATGAAGCGCCGACTCCCCGTCCGCCCCCGAAAACCCGGCCTCGCGCAGGTCGACGAGAAGGAGGTGATTGTCGGTTCCTCCCGTGACGAGCCGATACCCCCGTTTGCTGAGCCCCTCGGCGAGCGCCTTCGCGTTCGCGACCACTTGCTTGGCATAGGCCCGGAACTCCGGGGTTGACGCCTCCTTGAAGCAAACCGCCTTGGCGGCAATCATGTGCATCAGGGGGCCGCCCTGCATACCCGGAAATACCGATTTATCAACCGACTTCGCGTACTCCTTCTTGCAGAGAATGAATCCGCTGCGCGGCCCGCGCAGGGTCTTGTGCGCGGTGGATGTGACGACATCTGCGTAGGGAATGGGATTCGGATGGACGCCTCCCGCGATCAGCCCCGCGACGTGGGCCATGTCGAAGACGAACTTCGCGCCGACCTCGTCCGCGATCGCGCGGAGCTTCGGGAAATCGAAGAATCGCGGGTACGCGCTCGCGCCGGCCACGAGCACCTGAGGCCTCGCCTCCCGGGCGAGCTTCGCCACCTGATCGTAGTCGAGCAGCCCGGTTTCGGGTGAAAGGCCATATTGGACGGCTTTGAAGAGAATTCCGGAGAAGCTCACCTTGTGGCCGTGGGTGAGGTGCCCCCCGTGCGCCAGCGCCATCCCGAGGAGGGTGGATCCGGGAGGCATGAGCGCCAGATAGGCGGCGAGGTTTGCCTGAGCGCCCGCGTGCGGCTGCACGTTGGCGTGCTCCGCGCCGAAGAGCGCCTTGGCGCGCTCGATCGCGTGCGACTCGGCCACGTCGACATGCTCGCATCCACCATAGTAGCGCCGGCCCGGATAGCCCTCGGCGTACTTGTTCGTGAGGGGCGAGCCCATGGCTTCGAGCACCGCCTCGCTCACGAAGTTCTCGGAGGCGATGAGCTCGAGCGTGCTCTGCTGCCGTCCGACTTCGGCGCGGATCGCCCGGTCGATCTCCGGGTCGACGGACCGAAGCGACGCCTCGCGCCGCGCCGCGGCGGCGGCGCCGAATCCGGTTGTCATGGGGGGCTTGGCTACCGCGCCTTCTTCGCCGCGCGCTGGACTTTTCCGCGCGCTTCCACCGGGAAGAGCCAGCCGAAGCGGTCGCGTACGCGGCCTTCCACGATATCGAAGAACGCCTTCTGCAGCTTTCGCGTGATGGGGCCAACCTCTCCGGTGCCGACGGGGATCCTGTCGACCCTCGTGATCGGCGTGATCTCGGCGGCGGTTCCCGTGAAGAACACCTCGTCCGAAATGTAGAGCATCTCGCGCGGGATTTGCTCCTCCCGCACTTCGAGCCCCATCTCGCGCCCCAGGGTGAGGATGCAGTCGCGCGTGACCCCAGGGAGGATTGCATTCGCGATCGTCGGCGTGTGGAGGGTCTCGCCGCGGACGAGGAAGATATTCTCGCCACTCCCTTCGGCGACGTAGCCGAACACGTCGAGCGCGATTCCCTCTTCGTAGCCGTCGGCGACCGCCTCGAGCTTGATCAGCTGGCTGTTCAGGTAATTGGCGCCGGTCTTCGCCATCGCCGGGAAAGTGTTCGGCGCCTGCCGCTGCCACGAGGAGACCCTGACCGAGATGCCGTGGTCCAGCGCGTCTTTGCCGAGGTACTTCCCCCAGTTCAACGTCGCGATTGCGACGTCGATCGGAACGCCGGTCGGATTCACGCCCAGCGTCTTGAAGCCCCGGTACACCACAGGCCGGATATAGCACGCCCCGCCGCCGTTCCTGCGAACGGTGTCCCGGATCGCGTCCATCAGCTCGTCATACCCGTAAGGACACTCGAGCCGCGCGATCTTGCAGGAGTCGAGCATGCGCTGCACGTGGCGGTCGAGGCGGAAGATCGCCGTGCCGCCCGGTGTGGCGTACGCCCGAATCCCTTCGAACACGCTCGAGCCGTAGTGCACGACGTGGGAGAGGACGTGGATTTTCGCATCCTCGTACGCCACGAACTTCCCGTTCATCCAGATCAGGCCGCTCGATTCACGCGCCATGCCTTCCTCCTTCCGGCGTGGTGTCATGGTCCGCTCGAGCGCCGCACGCCCTCGCGTCGCTCGACCGATTCTCGGATCACCGGAATCCATTCCAAGAGGTGGCTGCGAATCCTGTTGAACGTGTCACGATACTGGTCGGCGCTCCCGCCCATCGGGTCGAGGACTCCCTCGGGGGCCCGGTTGGCGGACGCCGCGCCTTTCTCCGTGATGAGGTGGACTCGATCCGCCGCCTCAGGCGCGAGCCCCCGCGCGTACTCGACGTGCTGCGGCTCCATGCCCAGGACCAGATCCGATGCGCGGATGAGCCCGGCGGTGAGCGGAGCCGAGCGGTGCGAGGAGAGGTCCACCCCGATCGCGGCGCAGACCTCCACCGCGAGATGCGTTGCGGGGGCGCCTTCGGTGGCGCCGGTGCCGGCGGAGACGACGCGCGTCACATCGGCGAGGTCTTTCGGGAGGAGCGATCGCAAGATTCCCTCAGCCATCGGACTGCGGCACGTGTTCCCCGTGCAAATCACCAGGACTTGGTACATGAACCTCACTTCGGGCAAGAGAACGA
Protein-coding sequences here:
- a CDS encoding branched-chain amino acid transaminase, translating into MARESSGLIWMNGKFVAYEDAKIHVLSHVVHYGSSVFEGIRAYATPGGTAIFRLDRHVQRMLDSCKIARLECPYGYDELMDAIRDTVRRNGGGACYIRPVVYRGFKTLGVNPTGVPIDVAIATLNWGKYLGKDALDHGISVRVSSWQRQAPNTFPAMAKTGANYLNSQLIKLEAVADGYEEGIALDVFGYVAEGSGENIFLVRGETLHTPTIANAILPGVTRDCILTLGREMGLEVREEQIPREMLYISDEVFFTGTAAEITPITRVDRIPVGTGEVGPITRKLQKAFFDIVEGRVRDRFGWLFPVEARGKVQRAAKKAR
- a CDS encoding serine hydroxymethyltransferase — protein: MTTGFGAAAAARREASLRSVDPEIDRAIRAEVGRQQSTLELIASENFVSEAVLEAMGSPLTNKYAEGYPGRRYYGGCEHVDVAESHAIERAKALFGAEHANVQPHAGAQANLAAYLALMPPGSTLLGMALAHGGHLTHGHKVSFSGILFKAVQYGLSPETGLLDYDQVAKLAREARPQVLVAGASAYPRFFDFPKLRAIADEVGAKFVFDMAHVAGLIAGGVHPNPIPYADVVTSTAHKTLRGPRSGFILCKKEYAKSVDKSVFPGMQGGPLMHMIAAKAVCFKEASTPEFRAYAKQVVANAKALAEGLSKRGYRLVTGGTDNHLLLVDLREAGFSGADGESALHEAGITVNKNAVPNDPRPPAVTSGIRIGSAAVTTRGLAESEFHHLAGWIDDALRHRGEPAALAKIRAQVEELCRAFPLYSNRTQ
- a CDS encoding AAA family ATPase — its product is MIRRILVGLLADGHLLLEGVPGLAKTLAVKTVAQAIQATFHRIQFTPDLLPADLTGTLIFDPSKGSFAPKFGPVFTQILLADEINRAPAKVQSALLEAMQERQVTIGDATYPLERLFWVLATQNPIEQEGTYPLPEAQMDRFLLKIRVGYPSPEEEGLILDRMGGEPPAPPEPVIAAKRILDSRHLVNAIYLDERIRKYIVDLVHATREPERFGLDLRPLIQYGASPRATLALARGSRALAFLEGRAYVTPDDIKGIAPDVFRHRILLTYEAEAEGVPVDEVTRRILARVEVP
- a CDS encoding low molecular weight protein arginine phosphatase; translated protein: MYQVLVICTGNTCRSPMAEGILRSLLPKDLADVTRVVSAGTGATEGAPATHLAVEVCAAIGVDLSSHRSAPLTAGLIRASDLVLGMEPQHVEYARGLAPEAADRVHLITEKGAASANRAPEGVLDPMGGSADQYRDTFNRIRSHLLEWIPVIRESVERREGVRRSSGP